GGACCACCGACTGGATTACCGATGAAGCGCGCGAAAAACTCCGGGTTTATGGAATTACGCCCCCCGAAAAAGGTTCACACGAAGATCACCTCAATGTTCCGAAAAAATGCCCGCGCTGCGCATCGGTTAATACAAAACAGATCAGCCGTTTCGGCTCCACGCTCTGCAAGGCCAGCTACCAGTGTAATGACTGTCTGGAACCTTTCGATTATTTTAAATGTCACTGATGAAATTTGATCATGAGGTCACTGTAATTATGTAGGCCATTCTATTTCAGATTTTCAAATCAGCTTATTTTCAAATTATTAAAATTATCTTTGTTAGAAGACGGTAACATCAGCTAAAATTAATTGTGAAACCCAAAATCCTATGATTTACACCCAACTCGAAATCGATTCGCACCTTGACGGTAAACTTCAGATTGCGTACCTCAACCAGCCCGACACGTTCAACAGTTTAAATAAAGGTTTACTTACCGAACTCCGGACTTTTGTAAAAGAGTGCAGCAAAAATTCAGTTGTACGCTGTATCGCGATTTCGGGGCGCGGAAAGGCTTTCTGCTCAGGCCAGAACCTTAAAGAAGCCCTCGCAATGGGCGACACCAAAGACGAAAGAATTATCCAGCGGATGGTGATCGATTATTACAATCCGCTCGTGAAAGAGATCGCTACCTGCCGCAAACCCGTTGTTTCGATGGTAAACGGCCCCGCCGTCGGCGCCGGAGCAATGCTCGCACTGATCTGCGACATCACGCTGGCCACAGAATCATCTTACTTTTCTCAGGCATTTGTAAACATCGGTTTGATACCAGATACCGGCGGAACGTACTGGTTACCGAAAATCATGTCTCGTCAGCAGGCGAATTATCTGGCTTTTACCGGAAAGAAAATTCCCGCTTCTGAAGCTAAAAGCATGGGGTTTATTGCAGATGTTTTCAAAGATGAAACTTTCGAAACAGAATGCATGGAAGTTCTCACAATGCTTTCAAATCTTCCTACCAAAGCGATTGGACTGACTAAAAAAGCGTTTAACGAATCGTATTCAAACACTTTGAAAGAACAGCTTGATGTAGAAAGTATCCTTCAGCAGGAAGCGGCAGAAACCTCGGATTTTATGGAAGGTGTAACCGCGTTTTTGGAGAAAAGAAAGCCGAGTTATCAGGGGAAATAGACTAAAAGATGCAAGAATCAAGAACCAAGATGGGCGAGGAATCTCAAATCTCAAATCTCAAATCTCAGATCTCAAAAGTTGGAATTATCGGATCAGGAACCATGGGAATCGGCATTGCGCATGTTGCGGCAACGTCCGGTTGTGAAGTTTTTTTGTTTGATACTAATGCGGAGCAAACTCAGAAATCTTTGCTGAATCTGGAGAAGACTCTGGACAAACTGGTCGATAAACAGAAAATTTCCGCCGAAAAAAGTGAAGAAATCTTTAAAAACATTAAATCCTGCACTGAACTTTCAGATTTTAAAAACTGCGATCTGGTAATTGAAGCCATCATCGAAAACAAAGAAATTAAAACAAAAGTCTTTCAGCAATTAGAACAGATTGTATCTGAGGATTGTATTATTTCGAGTAATACTTCTTCCATTTCAATCACCTCACTTTCAGCAGAACTTAAAAAACCCGAACGTTTTATCGGTATTCATTTTTTCAATCCGGCGCCGTTGATGCCTTTGGTTGAAGTGATTCCCGGACTTTTGACGAAAGAAAATTTAGCTGAAGGAATCTTTGTTTTAATGGAAAGTTGGGGTAAAATTCCGGTAATCGCCAAAGATGTTCCCGGATTTATTGTAAACCGGATCGCGCGTCCTTTTTACGGCGAAGCGTTAAGAATGGTTGAAGAAAATATCGCGACTCCGGAACAGATCGATGAAGCGATGCGGAGTGTAGGAAATTTCAAAATGGGACCTTTCGAACTGATGGATCTTATCGGAATCGACATTAACTTTTCGGTTACAAAAACTGTTTATCA
This window of the Flavobacteriaceae bacterium 3519-10 genome carries:
- a CDS encoding Enoyl-CoA hydratase → MIYTQLEIDSHLDGKLQIAYLNQPDTFNSLNKGLLTELRTFVKECSKNSVVRCIAISGRGKAFCSGQNLKEALAMGDTKDERIIQRMVIDYYNPLVKEIATCRKPVVSMVNGPAVGAGAMLALICDITLATESSYFSQAFVNIGLIPDTGGTYWLPKIMSRQQANYLAFTGKKIPASEAKSMGFIADVFKDETFETECMEVLTMLSNLPTKAIGLTKKAFNESYSNTLKEQLDVESILQQEAAETSDFMEGVTAFLEKRKPSYQGK
- a CDS encoding 3-hydroxyacyl-CoA dehydrogenase PaaC codes for the protein MQESRTKMGEESQISNLKSQISKVGIIGSGTMGIGIAHVAATSGCEVFLFDTNAEQTQKSLLNLEKTLDKLVDKQKISAEKSEEIFKNIKSCTELSDFKNCDLVIEAIIENKEIKTKVFQQLEQIVSEDCIISSNTSSISITSLSAELKKPERFIGIHFFNPAPLMPLVEVIPGLLTKENLAEGIFVLMESWGKIPVIAKDVPGFIVNRIARPFYGEALRMVEENIATPEQIDEAMRSVGNFKMGPFELMDLIGIDINFSVTKTVYQDYFYDPKYKPSLLQQRMTEAKLLGRKTGKGFYDYSDQSQEPRIKNQDLKNDKLYEEIFLRIISMLINEAVEAKRLGIAADEDLELAMQKGVNYPKGLLAWGKEIGYRKVSETLQNLYDVYQEERYRQSPLLRKM